CCATGTCATCGCCAAGGAAATGTAGGTTTTGAACGGGATCACCCAGGCCGAGGGGAACTTGGTCAACCAGCGCGCATCCAGCGCCTTGCTCAAATCACGCCCGAAATAGCCAAGTGCGATGGTGATCAGAACAAGCACCAAAATGGCAATCTGGCTGCGGGTCAGGCGGATCATGCCGTGTCTCCGCCGCCGAACAGCACATGCGCAACGGCCTTGCGGTCAATCGCTCCGACGGGCTGGCCATCAGCATCCACCACGGGGATCGGCGCATCTGCCGCGATAATCCGTTCCGCCACGTCCGAGATGCGCGTGGATTGAAAGATCGGATTGCCCTCGCCCACAGCGCCGGGGGTCATGACACCGCCGACGGTCAGGACCTTTGAGCGGGGGATATGTTTCGTGAATTCAGCCACATAACCGGTGGCCGGGTGCATCACCAGCTGTTCCGGCGTGGCGATCTGGATCACCTCTCCGTCCTTCATGATGGCGATGCGGTCGGCCAGGCGAACGGCCTCTTCGAAGTCATGGGTGATGAAAACGATGGTCTTGTGCAACCGCTCCTGCAACCGCAGGAATTCATCCTGCATCTCGCGCCGGATCAGCGGATCGAGGGCCGAGAACGGCTCGTCCAAGAACCAAAGGTCCGGCTCGGTCACCAAGGAACGGGCAATGCCGACGCGCTGCTGCTGGCCGCCGGACAGCTCACGCGGGTAATAATCCTCGCGCCCCTTCAAACCGACCAGTTCCACGACCTCGCGGGCCTTGGCGTCAGCTTCGGGTTTGGGTGTGGCCTGAATCGTCAGCGGAAACATCACATTCTGCAAAACGGTCAGATGCGGCAGCAACGCGAAATGCTGGAACACCATGCCCATCTTGTGACGCCTGATTTCGATCAGCTCATTCTCGCTGGCGCGCAAGAGGTCAGCATCGTCGAACAGAACTTCACCGGCGGTTGGTTCGATCAACCTGGACAAGCATCGAACCAGAGTGGATTTGCCGGACCCCGACAGGCCCATGATGACGAAAATCTCACCTTCCGAGATCTCGATATTGGCGTTGCGGACTGCGCCGATCACACCTGCCTTGCGAATATCTTCTGCCGTAGGTTCGGGGGTTGTCCGCAGCAACCGATCTGCGTTGGGGCCGTAGAGTTTCCAGATATTTCGGCACGACAGTTTGGTCTTGGGGGGCATCAGGGTGGTCCGGTTCATTCGCGAAAAAGGCCAGAGCGGTCCGAGAGAGCGACAGGCCCGCTCTGGCCAGTGGATTACTTCGAGATCCAGCCAGACCAGCGGTCTTTGTTGGTCTCCATCCACTCTGCAACAACGCTGTCGATTTCCACGCCATCCAGATCGGCCTTGCCGACCATGGCGCTCATTTCATCATTGTTGATATTGTAGGCTTCGATGATGTCATAAGCGCCTGGCCATTTCTCTTGCAGGCCAGACCACGCGGCTTTCCAGATCGGGCCACGCGGCTTGCCGCAATCATAGGCCATGTGCGGGTTCACACCAACCGATGGGTCACTGTAGCATTCCGGCGTAAATGGCGGGAATTCTACGAACTCACCTTCATATTTCGCCGGCGCCCAATGTGGAACGTAGACCCACAAGACAATCGGATCCTGTCTTTGATACGCGGATTCCAACTCGGCAAACAGGGCCGCGTCGGTACCCGCATGGACGACTTCGAAATCCAGTTCAAGAGCTTCGACACGCTCGTCATCGAAGCCGCCCCAGGTCACCGGGCCGCCGACATAACGCCCGTTCGGAGCAGTTTCCGCCGTTGCGAATTCCTCGGCGCAGTCTTTCAACGCTTCCCAGTTCGGCAATCCCGGGCACCGTTCCTTCATGTAACTGGGGTACCACCATTCTTCGATCGCCATCAGGCCGGTTTCGCCGACATTGACGACCTTGCCGGTTCCGGTTGCTTCGTCCAGCGCCTCGCGCCCGGTGGTTTCCCAGATTTCCATCGCCAGATGCAGGTCACCCGTTTTCAGACCGGCGAACTGAGCAATGTAATCCGCCTGAACATATTCAACGTTGTATCCGGCCTCTTCCAGGATCGAACCCATGATCTTGGTATTGATCAACTGCCCCGACCAGTCATGCAGCGTCAGTTTGATCGGGTCCGAGGACTCAACGGCCCAGGCAGTTGTTGCGGCTCCGGCGGCCATGAGGGCCAGCGCGGAAATTCCCATTTTACAATTCATAACACCTTCTCCCTGTCGTGATTTTTTTCGATGAATCGGTGGTATTGAGTACAGACGACCACATCGTGGGGTTTTGTGTCAATAAAAACCACGTAAAGCCACATTTTTTCCTGATCTAAGCAGGTTTCCACGGCCAACCTTTTGTATTACGTTGCTTTATGTGGGTATTGTGGTATGGCTTAACGTCCCTTATGACGATGCCATCAGAGCGCGAAACATGAACCTGCCGACCACAAACCAACGAGAAGAAGAAATCCTGCGCGCCCTTTTTCGCGCGGGCGGGTCGTGCCGGGTAAGCGTTCTGGCGAATGAACTTGGGGTCAGCCTTGAAACCATTCGGCGAAACGTCCGCAATCTGGAAGAACGCGGCATCGTGCGCAAAGTCCATGGCGGGGTTCATCTTCTCGAAGACATTCTGGAACCGTCGCTGCAAAGCCGTCTGGACAAGAAGGTTGACGCGAAAGAGAAGCTGGCGAAGGCGGTTGCGGAGGTCATCAGTGACGGGGACTCCGTTTTCCTCGATATCGGTTCAACTACCGCTTATGTGGCGCAGGCGCTTGGCAACCACAGGGATCTCTTTGTGGTGACGAACTCGGTTTTTGTGGCGCAGGCATTGGCTTCAAGAAACAACAACCGGGTCTTTATGGCAGGTGGCGAGCTGCGGTCGCACGATGGGGGCGCATTTGGCGTCGAAGCTCAGGACCTGATCAAACGTTTGAACGTCCGTTTCGCCGTACTTTCGGTCGGGGCGGTCAATGCGGACCCGGGCTTTATGCTGCACGACTTGCAAGAAGCAAACCTGGCCCGCGTCGCCATTCAAAACGCACAGGTTCGCATTGTCGTGGCCGATGGCGAAAAACTGGGAAAACGCGCGCCGGTCACATTGGAACCTGCCGACAAGATCAATCTGTTCTTTACCGATGTGAACCCGCCCGAGGACATCTGCCAGATGCTGTCGGCGAATGAAATCGACCTTGTCGTCGCCGAATAAGCGCCTAACGCTTTTCGGCAATGACCCACACCGGGTGGTAAGTCAGAGGAACCCTGCCGTCAGTTCCGAACTTCTGCACGTAGTCAGCTTCGAACCGGGCCAAGGTGGACCGGGTCCATGCACCCCGAGCCCGGCCATTTACCCCTGTACTGCGCAAATGTTTCAGCACTTCTCTGGGCGTGTCAAAATAGGATGGCCGAACGCTTTGGCCAACCGTCAGAATCTTGAACGGCCCGTCTATGGCGGCTGCAAGGGTGTCAGGCAGGCATAGGCCCGGTGCACGGGCTGTCGATCCGATTTGCGCAAGCTCTTGATATTGCAATGGGCCAAACCCGGAAATGGCCAGCCACCCTCCGGGCTCAAGCGCTTCGGCAACCTGTTGCAGCAAACCGGCCGGATTCTCCATCCACTGGATCATCGAGGCCGACGCGACCAAATCCAGCTTTGCGGGCCATTCGACCAGGCGGACGTCTCCGGCAATGAAAGCCGCGTTTTCCGCATCTGCCGTCGCCCGAGCCTGCGGCGCGATATCGTTCAGGTAAAGATCGGGAAGGTCAAAGTTCTGCCGCAGCAACCGGGTCAGATGGCCAGTGCCGCATCCCAGCTCGAACGCCACATCAAACCGGTTCGGCGCGCCAACCCGGCGCATCTCGGAAACCAGCTTGCGGGCAACCCAGGCCTGCTGGCTGGCTGTATCGTTGTAAGTCTGGAAGCTTCGGCTGAAGCTTCGCTGCACCTTGTCCGCCAATTGCGCCGTCATGACAGCCACTCCGCCCAGCTTTGGCCCGGTTGGAAAGGTACATGCGGAGCGGCGACGCCCTTGACCACATCCGGGGTTGCAGCCCAGGCCGTCTTTTGAGCATTGGTCGGAATGATCCGGTCCCGGTCTGATATCCAAACCCGATCAAAACCGGGATCAGGGGCCGATCCGCGTTCGATGACCGCGTGAAGTTCCTTCCGTGCCCGCTCGATGTCCAGTTCAGGTATGTCAGCAGACAGTCCGGCGCGCCGGCAAAACTTGATGAAACTTGCCGATGACAGCTGATCCGCCGTGGCCCGGACAATATCAGGCGCGATGCCCCGGTCCGCGCAGGCAGGATGCAACGTACCGCTGACGGCAACCAGCCGGTCAGGGCGAAAATGAGTGCTGGCCAGCCAATGGGCCGCGGACGCGACACCGAAGGAAAACGCAAGCATGTCGACGTGGTCAAACCCGGCCAGATCGGGCAAGGGA
This DNA window, taken from Ruegeria sp. YS9, encodes the following:
- a CDS encoding glycine betaine/L-proline ABC transporter ATP-binding protein, with protein sequence MPPKTKLSCRNIWKLYGPNADRLLRTTPEPTAEDIRKAGVIGAVRNANIEISEGEIFVIMGLSGSGKSTLVRCLSRLIEPTAGEVLFDDADLLRASENELIEIRRHKMGMVFQHFALLPHLTVLQNVMFPLTIQATPKPEADAKAREVVELVGLKGREDYYPRELSGGQQQRVGIARSLVTEPDLWFLDEPFSALDPLIRREMQDEFLRLQERLHKTIVFITHDFEEAVRLADRIAIMKDGEVIQIATPEQLVMHPATGYVAEFTKHIPRSKVLTVGGVMTPGAVGEGNPIFQSTRISDVAERIIAADAPIPVVDADGQPVGAIDRKAVAHVLFGGGDTA
- a CDS encoding ABC transporter substrate-binding protein, whose protein sequence is MGISALALMAAGAATTAWAVESSDPIKLTLHDWSGQLINTKIMGSILEEAGYNVEYVQADYIAQFAGLKTGDLHLAMEIWETTGREALDEATGTGKVVNVGETGLMAIEEWWYPSYMKERCPGLPNWEALKDCAEEFATAETAPNGRYVGGPVTWGGFDDERVEALELDFEVVHAGTDAALFAELESAYQRQDPIVLWVYVPHWAPAKYEGEFVEFPPFTPECYSDPSVGVNPHMAYDCGKPRGPIWKAAWSGLQEKWPGAYDIIEAYNINNDEMSAMVGKADLDGVEIDSVVAEWMETNKDRWSGWISK
- a CDS encoding DeoR/GlpR family DNA-binding transcription regulator is translated as MNLPTTNQREEEILRALFRAGGSCRVSVLANELGVSLETIRRNVRNLEERGIVRKVHGGVHLLEDILEPSLQSRLDKKVDAKEKLAKAVAEVISDGDSVFLDIGSTTAYVAQALGNHRDLFVVTNSVFVAQALASRNNNRVFMAGGELRSHDGGAFGVEAQDLIKRLNVRFAVLSVGAVNADPGFMLHDLQEANLARVAIQNAQVRIVVADGEKLGKRAPVTLEPADKINLFFTDVNPPEDICQMLSANEIDLVVAE
- a CDS encoding methyltransferase domain-containing protein — translated: MTAQLADKVQRSFSRSFQTYNDTASQQAWVARKLVSEMRRVGAPNRFDVAFELGCGTGHLTRLLRQNFDLPDLYLNDIAPQARATADAENAAFIAGDVRLVEWPAKLDLVASASMIQWMENPAGLLQQVAEALEPGGWLAISGFGPLQYQELAQIGSTARAPGLCLPDTLAAAIDGPFKILTVGQSVRPSYFDTPREVLKHLRSTGVNGRARGAWTRSTLARFEADYVQKFGTDGRVPLTYHPVWVIAEKR
- a CDS encoding DUF452 family protein is translated as MKHRWLAQSDDSRLTLVFGGWALGAAPFRGLTGGGSVLLVDDYTGLDDPLPDLAGFDHVDMLAFSFGVASAAHWLASTHFRPDRLVAVSGTLHPACADRGIAPDIVRATADQLSSASFIKFCRRAGLSADIPELDIERARKELHAVIERGSAPDPGFDRVWISDRDRIIPTNAQKTAWAATPDVVKGVAAPHVPFQPGQSWAEWLS